In a single window of the Chitinophagales bacterium genome:
- a CDS encoding DUF4397 domain-containing protein, giving the protein MKKLSLTIVITLLTVVGLRAQTAFLQAIHNAADPSVDTVDVYVNGSLLIDNFAFRNATAFAPVPAGVQIQIEIAPDTSTSNASAIDTFSVGPLVEDSSYVLIANGVVDTTAFDQNPDAQSISLDLYLSLARQLGQNGSGNVDFLGFHGVTDGEAVDVEIRGSGTLIDNLLYGDFQGYSTLAEDYYILDVKDSTGSNVIGSFVADLNGIGGNAAVVFASGFLNASQGEAFGLFAAFPNGDVVELPEVGNARVQVIHNSADPLTDTVDIYLNGGLILDDFAFREASPFIDVEADVPVEIVVAESNGSSIDTFNLGILTDGEAYILTANGVLAPGVFDPNPDGLNISFDLYTYTPARELGQNGSGNVDLLAFHGATDAQAIDIDARGVGTLFDNMLYGEYQGYISVPEDFYVLDVKDSTGTITLGSFIANLNVFGGRSAVIFASGFVDASQGQSFGLFAAFSNGNVVKLPTVGTARVQMIHNAADPFASTVDVYVNGSLFIDNFEFREATPYTDMDAGIPVEVILAPSNSTSAADGFDTLDLGFLTDEESYVVTVSGVANPGSFDPNPDGFDIALDLYSFSPARETGQSSSYIDVLTFHGVTDAPHVDIDLRNIDNLTDDIRYGEYVNYDSVPEGFYVVDVKDSSGINILGSFIADFNGLNGNSIVLFASGFMDVSQGEELGLSAAFPGGNVVELVPVDNFRAQIIHNAADTSINFADIYIVEKSTGMNNNYMLLDNFRFRNATPFHYIPADLPFDIVFADSSSTSIADSVAEFNFPGGLMADSVYTIIANGVINTSDYTPNPDGASISFDLFIKEQARIKAQPSSMVNVNAFHGVTDGATIDIDFRDSSGVEIDDLTYGNFSNGYLNFNPEKVQFDVTDETGNTVIQAYDLPLSLSEGDVVTIFASGFIDSTQGYRFGLYATFPEALGDEYYVIPLPKIGADDGTFIDEKIIFNNLNIYPNPTSDFLKIDYNIKESSELNIRIVDINGKVLFDKDLGKVSEGDNNQVFNVSELSAGTYFVQFIQNQQSFTVRPVIVKN; this is encoded by the coding sequence ATGAAAAAATTAAGTTTAACAATAGTCATCACTTTATTAACGGTGGTAGGTTTGAGGGCACAAACAGCTTTTTTGCAAGCTATTCACAATGCAGCTGATCCATCTGTTGATACAGTTGATGTTTATGTGAATGGATCACTATTGATTGATAATTTTGCATTTAGAAATGCAACTGCATTTGCACCTGTACCGGCAGGAGTACAAATTCAAATAGAAATTGCGCCAGATACAAGTACAAGCAATGCAAGTGCTATAGATACATTTAGTGTCGGGCCATTAGTGGAAGATAGTAGCTATGTTTTAATTGCAAATGGTGTAGTTGATACAACAGCATTTGATCAAAACCCTGATGCTCAAAGTATTTCGCTCGATCTTTACCTTTCACTTGCCAGACAACTGGGCCAAAATGGAAGTGGGAATGTTGATTTTTTAGGTTTTCATGGAGTTACTGATGGAGAGGCTGTAGATGTTGAAATTCGTGGTTCAGGTACTTTAATTGATAATTTATTATACGGGGATTTTCAAGGCTATTCCACATTAGCTGAAGATTATTATATTTTGGATGTTAAAGATTCTACAGGCTCAAATGTTATAGGTTCATTTGTTGCCGACCTGAATGGAATTGGTGGAAATGCTGCTGTGGTTTTTGCTTCTGGTTTTTTGAATGCCTCTCAAGGTGAAGCCTTTGGTTTATTTGCCGCTTTTCCCAATGGTGATGTAGTTGAATTGCCCGAGGTTGGAAATGCTCGAGTTCAGGTGATCCATAATTCCGCAGATCCACTTACGGATACTGTAGATATTTATTTAAATGGAGGCCTAATATTAGATGACTTTGCTTTTAGAGAGGCCTCTCCTTTTATTGATGTTGAAGCAGATGTTCCGGTAGAAATTGTGGTGGCAGAGTCTAATGGGTCTTCAATTGACACATTTAATCTTGGTATCTTAACAGATGGAGAAGCTTATATATTAACAGCAAATGGAGTTTTAGCACCTGGTGTTTTTGACCCTAATCCTGATGGATTAAACATATCGTTTGATTTATACACTTATACACCGGCAAGAGAGCTTGGGCAAAATGGAAGTGGAAATGTTGATTTATTGGCTTTTCATGGAGCTACTGATGCTCAGGCCATAGATATAGATGCACGTGGTGTGGGAACTTTATTTGATAATATGCTATATGGCGAATATCAAGGATACATCTCTGTACCAGAAGATTTCTATGTACTTGATGTTAAAGACTCAACAGGTACAATTACCTTAGGTTCTTTCATTGCTAATTTGAATGTGTTTGGAGGCAGGTCAGCCGTTATTTTTGCGTCAGGATTTGTAGATGCATCGCAAGGTCAATCTTTTGGTTTATTTGCTGCTTTTTCTAATGGAAATGTAGTAAAACTGCCCACGGTAGGAACTGCCAGGGTTCAGATGATTCACAATGCTGCAGATCCTTTTGCTTCCACTGTAGATGTTTATGTAAATGGATCACTTTTTATTGACAATTTTGAATTTAGAGAAGCCACTCCATATACAGACATGGATGCGGGCATTCCTGTAGAGGTTATTCTTGCTCCGTCAAACAGCACATCGGCAGCAGATGGATTTGATACCCTGGATTTAGGTTTTTTGACAGATGAAGAAAGTTATGTTGTTACAGTTAGTGGGGTTGCTAACCCAGGTTCATTTGACCCTAACCCCGATGGATTTGATATAGCTTTGGATTTATACTCCTTCTCTCCCGCAAGAGAGACCGGTCAAAGTAGCTCTTATATTGATGTTTTAACTTTTCATGGTGTTACAGATGCTCCACATGTTGATATTGATCTTAGAAATATTGATAACCTCACTGATGACATTAGATATGGAGAGTATGTGAATTACGATTCTGTTCCAGAAGGCTTTTATGTAGTGGATGTTAAAGACTCTTCAGGAATTAATATTTTAGGCTCTTTTATAGCTGATTTCAATGGATTAAACGGAAATTCAATTGTATTGTTTGCTTCTGGATTTATGGATGTTTCACAAGGTGAAGAACTCGGTTTATCTGCTGCATTTCCAGGTGGAAATGTAGTTGAGTTAGTTCCTGTTGATAATTTCAGGGCTCAAATCATTCACAATGCTGCCGATACTTCTATCAACTTTGCCGATATATACATAGTTGAAAAATCTACTGGAATGAATAATAATTATATGTTGCTTGATAATTTTCGTTTCAGGAATGCTACACCATTCCACTACATTCCTGCGGACTTGCCTTTTGACATAGTATTTGCTGATTCAAGTAGTACAAGCATAGCTGATTCAGTAGCTGAATTTAATTTTCCTGGCGGATTGATGGCAGACAGCGTATATACCATTATAGCAAATGGAGTAATAAATACTTCAGATTACACGCCCAATCCTGATGGGGCATCCATTTCATTTGATTTATTCATCAAAGAGCAGGCTAGAATTAAAGCACAACCTTCTTCAATGGTTAATGTCAATGCATTTCATGGAGTTACTGATGGGGCTACTATTGATATTGATTTTAGAGATAGCAGTGGAGTAGAAATAGATGATTTGACCTATGGCAATTTCTCGAATGGATATCTGAATTTTAATCCTGAAAAGGTTCAATTCGATGTAACTGATGAAACGGGAAATACAGTCATTCAAGCTTATGACCTACCATTATCATTATCAGAGGGTGATGTTGTAACAATTTTTGCAAGTGGTTTTATAGATAGTACGCAGGGATACAGATTTGGGTTATACGCAACCTTTCCCGAAGCTCTGGGTGATGAATACTATGTAATCCCGCTTCCCAAAATTGGCGCAGATGATGGTACTTTTATTGATGAAAAAATCATTTTCAATAATCTAAATATATATCCTAATCCAACTTCTGATTTCTTAAAGATTGATTATAACATAAAAGAAAGTTCTGAGCTTAATATCAGGATAGTTGATATCAATGGTAAAGTTTTATTTGATAAAGACTTAGGTAAAGTTTCAGAAGGGGATAATAATCAAGTATTTAATGTGTCAGAACTATCCGCAGGTACTTATTTCGTTCAATTTATTCAAAACCAACAAAGCTTTACTGTTAGACCTGTAATCGTAAAAAATTAA
- a CDS encoding T9SS type A sorting domain-containing protein, with translation MKKVLILTAVIGALLAASFYFLQDNDKDTLAINDQGFIINKYNTPAGEVANEVNWTRPKKNNKDERGIKHAAKYLNMLRSNPDGEYNPMDYYRARVALNNKNNSTAKKAAALGLEWELLGPNNIAGRNRGFLIDKDNPNKLYTGGVTGGMFVSEDLGESWYPHPQTSEWDFLGISSIQQAPNGDIYFGTGEYFVFTTGNASGHLGGGIYKSTDGGETFEVLPSTIPNPNDDNDTWSYVTEIAIDPSNSNKIYATTATGARNTASLGGGLQISNDGGQTWNTPTISSTHENREALEVAVNSNGVVFLCQNRRYFRSVNGTEFDLMSGQGGFPEFGVERIEFAVSPTDPNYVYALISNGSSALRGIYKSTDAGLTWETISPENSETFNPLGSQGFYDMCIAVSPQDKERVFIGGQVEFYAGQAGGWNLIASSFGGGTSPYYIHADMHGIHPHPNNPDLVFIISDGGTFKTKNASNQFPTFEDANKLCHTTQFYTVQADDLGRSIGGTQDNGVQLIDGQRNSTATSNDLPGFGDGGYSAISEINRNAMFGQSQFGQLRRSSNGGESFGGFYDEKVDAVNNNNTSDPTPDGQPDVGTEFIAMGHLWEDNIEDVNFEIDNPSTPWVDTFVTVSEKKSIFFIGANGRLFFTPEAIEFSIQPRWFEIRTNGTVTAIESTPEGVIFAGTRSGDLYKVEGFSQKYKFETLLVERLAQINFNGKDTTVPVIDKTIRLVPDYPENNIDDWNWNSVNLESYKGITRELIDNGLPSRYISGIGVDPNFTSTGQVVVTFPGYNQNSYVYRSSGSTTNFSFTDITNDLTPAPVYDAVIDAGNSDNIILATDLGIFTSDDAGASWTEENNGIYRTPVFKLFQNKLYEKGCNVIYAGSYGRGIFRTTSLTPSGCDIDPYKNLNVSVEEPINIANEKSSELKFYPNPANNNLTVEIMNNKFDKNAVLSVIDISGKVMMQERLNSNQLNIKHRVDVSTLSSGYYILSVSDGKQALNDKFMIAK, from the coding sequence ATGAAAAAAGTTTTAATTCTTACCGCAGTAATAGGCGCATTGCTTGCAGCCTCATTTTATTTTTTACAGGATAATGACAAAGACACTTTGGCAATCAATGACCAAGGCTTCATTATCAATAAATACAATACCCCTGCCGGTGAAGTAGCCAATGAAGTTAATTGGACCCGCCCCAAGAAAAACAATAAGGATGAGCGTGGAATCAAACACGCTGCTAAATACTTGAATATGCTCCGTTCCAATCCGGATGGTGAATACAACCCAATGGATTATTATAGGGCAAGGGTAGCACTGAACAACAAAAACAACAGTACAGCCAAAAAAGCAGCAGCTCTTGGATTGGAATGGGAATTACTCGGACCGAATAATATCGCGGGAAGAAACCGTGGCTTTTTAATTGATAAAGACAACCCCAATAAACTATATACCGGTGGCGTAACGGGCGGCATGTTTGTTTCAGAAGACCTCGGAGAATCATGGTACCCCCACCCCCAAACCAGTGAATGGGATTTTCTTGGAATTTCAAGTATCCAACAAGCGCCTAATGGAGATATTTATTTTGGTACAGGCGAATATTTTGTGTTTACTACGGGTAATGCCAGTGGTCATTTAGGTGGAGGAATATACAAATCAACTGACGGGGGGGAGACTTTCGAGGTGCTTCCAAGTACAATTCCCAACCCCAATGATGATAATGATACCTGGTCTTATGTAACAGAAATTGCTATAGACCCCAGCAATTCTAACAAGATATATGCAACTACAGCTACAGGAGCCAGAAATACTGCCAGTCTGGGTGGAGGGCTTCAAATCTCCAATGATGGCGGCCAAACATGGAATACTCCAACAATAAGTTCCACACATGAAAACAGGGAAGCTTTAGAAGTTGCAGTTAACTCAAATGGAGTGGTTTTTCTTTGTCAAAATAGAAGATATTTTCGTTCTGTAAATGGCACTGAATTTGATCTGATGTCTGGACAGGGTGGATTTCCTGAATTTGGTGTTGAACGTATTGAGTTTGCCGTATCGCCCACAGATCCAAATTATGTTTATGCATTAATTTCTAATGGGAGTAGTGCCTTACGGGGTATTTATAAATCAACAGATGCAGGACTTACCTGGGAGACTATTTCTCCTGAAAATAGCGAAACTTTTAATCCATTAGGGAGCCAGGGGTTTTACGATATGTGTATTGCAGTTAGCCCTCAGGACAAAGAGCGGGTTTTTATCGGTGGTCAGGTAGAATTCTATGCCGGACAAGCAGGGGGCTGGAATTTAATCGCATCTTCTTTTGGTGGCGGCACTTCCCCCTACTACATCCATGCGGATATGCATGGCATACATCCACATCCTAACAATCCTGATCTGGTATTTATAATATCTGATGGAGGAACTTTTAAAACCAAAAATGCAAGCAATCAATTTCCCACTTTCGAAGATGCCAATAAATTATGCCATACTACACAATTTTATACTGTTCAGGCCGATGATCTGGGCAGAAGCATTGGTGGCACACAAGACAATGGTGTCCAATTAATAGATGGACAAAGAAACAGTACCGCCACAAGTAATGACCTTCCCGGCTTTGGCGATGGCGGTTACAGTGCCATTTCTGAAATCAACAGAAATGCCATGTTTGGCCAGAGCCAGTTTGGTCAATTGAGAAGATCCTCTAATGGGGGAGAATCATTTGGTGGTTTTTATGATGAAAAAGTAGATGCTGTTAACAATAATAACACAAGTGATCCAACCCCCGATGGACAACCTGATGTTGGCACAGAATTTATTGCAATGGGACATTTATGGGAAGACAACATTGAAGATGTGAATTTTGAAATTGACAATCCCTCAACACCATGGGTTGATACTTTTGTTACGGTTTCAGAGAAAAAATCCATTTTCTTTATTGGAGCCAATGGTCGTTTATTTTTTACACCCGAAGCAATTGAATTCAGTATTCAACCAAGATGGTTTGAAATCAGAACCAATGGAACGGTTACAGCTATTGAAAGTACACCCGAAGGTGTGATTTTTGCAGGTACACGTAGTGGGGATCTCTATAAGGTGGAAGGGTTCTCTCAAAAATACAAGTTTGAGACTCTTCTTGTTGAACGCTTAGCACAGATTAATTTCAATGGAAAAGATACTACAGTACCTGTTATTGATAAAACCATTCGCCTGGTTCCTGATTATCCTGAAAACAATATTGATGATTGGAACTGGAACAGTGTAAACCTTGAAAGTTATAAAGGCATTACAAGAGAACTTATTGATAACGGTCTTCCTTCAAGATATATAAGTGGCATAGGTGTCGATCCAAATTTCACCTCTACAGGACAAGTAGTTGTAACTTTTCCTGGTTACAATCAAAATTCCTATGTCTATCGCTCATCAGGAAGTACTACAAATTTTAGTTTCACTGATATTACCAACGATTTAACACCTGCTCCTGTTTATGATGCAGTGATTGATGCCGGCAATTCAGATAATATCATTCTTGCCACTGACCTTGGAATATTCACCTCAGATGACGCAGGAGCAAGCTGGACTGAAGAAAACAATGGCATTTACAGAACCCCGGTATTTAAACTTTTCCAAAACAAGCTTTATGAAAAAGGTTGTAATGTGATCTATGCAGGTTCTTATGGAAGAGGTATTTTCAGAACTACATCGCTTACTCCTTCCGGTTGTGATATTGATCCTTATAAAAACTTGAATGTTTCAGTAGAAGAACCTATCAATATTGCAAATGAAAAATCTAGTGAGCTAAAATTCTACCCAAACCCTGCAAACAACAACCTTACTGTTGAAATCATGAATAACAAATTTGACAAAAATGCAGTACTCAGCGTAATAGATATCAGCGGCAAAGTGATGATGCAGGAAAGGCTCAACAGCAATCAACTTAATATCAAACACAGAGTTGATGTAAGTACATTGAGCAGCGGATATTACATCCTTTCTGTTTCAGATGGCAAGCAAGCACTCAATGATAAATTTATGATAGCTAAATAA
- the ftsA gene encoding cell division protein FtsA — protein sequence MEKEKIIVGIDIGTTKICVIVGRINEFEKVEILALGKTDSLGVSRGVVANINKTVTAIERALDIAEAKLNDNEFEINEVYVGIAGQHISSRQNRGILTRKDTDSEISESDIGKLIDDMYRLMLDPGERIIHVLPQEFLVDNEPGIKDPIGMPGVRLEANFHIITGQVAAAKDIHRCVEKAGLKVKDLVLEPLASADAVLSDEEKEAGVALVDIGGGTTDIAIFQDNIIRHTAVIPAGGNIITQDIKEGLHILEKYAERLKVEYGSAIPLREMEQEVVTIPSLRNRPPKEISLYSLAQIIRERVIDIIDQVYYEINTSGYQKRLLGGIVLTGGGAQLRHLAQLVELRTGIDARIGCPSEHVNKSVVEDICHPMFATGVGLIIHGYNAEKDRKRKLEGVEVEHTAQAPQTTFTVKGSQTRNWWKTLTNKVKDFLEEDVDDFKS from the coding sequence ATGGAAAAGGAAAAAATCATAGTAGGAATTGACATTGGCACCACAAAGATTTGTGTAATAGTGGGCCGTATCAATGAGTTTGAAAAAGTTGAAATTCTCGCACTGGGAAAAACCGATTCGCTTGGCGTAAGCCGGGGAGTAGTGGCCAATATCAACAAAACGGTTACTGCTATAGAAAGGGCATTGGATATTGCCGAGGCAAAACTCAACGACAATGAATTCGAGATCAATGAAGTCTATGTAGGAATTGCCGGACAACATATCAGCAGCCGTCAAAACAGAGGCATCCTCACCCGTAAAGACACAGATTCAGAGATCAGCGAATCGGATATCGGAAAGTTGATAGACGATATGTACCGACTGATGTTGGACCCCGGGGAACGTATTATCCATGTATTGCCGCAGGAATTTCTCGTGGACAACGAGCCCGGAATTAAAGACCCGATAGGAATGCCCGGTGTACGTCTGGAAGCCAATTTTCATATCATTACCGGACAGGTTGCTGCTGCAAAAGACATTCACCGCTGTGTGGAAAAAGCCGGTTTGAAAGTTAAAGACCTTGTCCTCGAACCATTGGCTTCAGCAGATGCTGTGCTCAGCGATGAAGAAAAAGAGGCAGGAGTAGCACTGGTTGATATTGGTGGTGGAACAACGGACATTGCCATTTTCCAGGACAATATCATTCGCCATACCGCAGTGATTCCGGCAGGTGGAAATATCATTACCCAGGATATTAAAGAAGGCCTGCACATCCTCGAAAAATATGCCGAGCGGCTTAAGGTTGAATACGGATCGGCTATTCCCCTTCGTGAAATGGAGCAGGAAGTAGTGACTATCCCAAGTCTCAGGAATCGTCCTCCCAAAGAAATTTCATTGTACAGCCTGGCCCAGATTATCAGGGAAAGAGTAATCGATATTATCGACCAGGTATATTATGAAATCAATACATCGGGTTATCAAAAGCGATTGCTCGGGGGAATTGTGTTGACAGGTGGAGGTGCTCAATTGCGTCACCTGGCACAGTTGGTAGAACTCAGAACCGGTATTGATGCACGTATTGGCTGCCCGAGCGAGCATGTCAACAAATCTGTAGTGGAAGATATTTGCCACCCGATGTTTGCAACAGGTGTTGGACTTATTATTCATGGCTATAATGCCGAAAAAGACCGCAAGCGCAAATTGGAAGGCGTGGAAGTTGAACACACTGCACAGGCACCACAAACTACATTTACCGTTAAGGGCAGTCAGACCAGGAACTGGTGGAAAACATTGACCAACAAGGTTAAGGACTTTTTAGAAGAAGATGTGGACGATTTTAAATCATAA
- the ftsZ gene encoding cell division protein FtsZ: MEFENQGKKEHSKENKKEVVMEFDLPKEQSSIIKVIGVGGGGSNAVNHMFEKGIHGVNFVICNTDAQALEMSAVPNKIQLGPECTEGLGAGSDPTVGRMATEESLQEVKHILEKNTKMVFVTAGMGGGTGTGGAPVVAKLAKDMGLLTVAIVTNPFFFEGSRKIRQAKKGIEELQQNVDSIIIISNDKIRDIYGNLSQDDAFGRVDDIVSIAAKSISEIITLSGTINVDFADVQYVMKNSGTAIMGSCQAEGENRALEAIKGALESPLLDENNIKGAEKILLNITSGTRQVLVDEIHEINNYILEHTESDAEVIFGTAKDEELGEGISVTVIATGFSKDKGIDFSDNGKDQKKVYTLGEQRENKASEPFENPKKNETEFNPGAAQDALRQNKDRNKDSDIKRHSLFDQQDQVNEPSKEDDAFSMQFDFDEKQEEKSETRSGKKDENLKNENPDEEKKQIQDDFNDRPSENNDDDFFVIKKKENPVSSGESEEQQASDDKMRDIEQMREMKNLRKHYNDPKKLREMESTPAWMRKNVQLHNAPSSQDPQISRYNLLDNDDEGRPEIRRNNRYLHDKAD; this comes from the coding sequence ATGGAATTCGAAAATCAGGGAAAAAAAGAACATTCAAAAGAAAATAAAAAAGAAGTAGTTATGGAATTTGATCTACCAAAAGAACAATCTTCTATCATTAAAGTGATAGGAGTGGGAGGTGGCGGCTCAAATGCGGTCAATCACATGTTTGAAAAAGGCATTCACGGAGTAAATTTTGTGATTTGCAATACAGATGCGCAGGCATTGGAAATGAGTGCTGTGCCCAATAAAATTCAATTGGGTCCCGAATGTACAGAAGGGCTTGGAGCAGGTTCTGATCCCACAGTGGGGCGCATGGCTACAGAAGAATCTTTGCAGGAAGTGAAGCATATTTTGGAGAAAAACACCAAAATGGTATTTGTAACTGCCGGAATGGGTGGTGGAACAGGTACTGGTGGAGCACCGGTAGTAGCTAAGCTTGCGAAGGATATGGGTTTACTTACAGTGGCAATTGTAACAAACCCGTTCTTTTTTGAAGGCTCCAGAAAAATTCGCCAGGCCAAAAAAGGAATAGAAGAACTGCAGCAAAATGTCGATAGCATTATCATTATTTCCAATGATAAGATCAGGGATATTTATGGCAACTTATCGCAAGATGATGCCTTTGGAAGAGTAGATGATATCGTGTCAATTGCTGCGAAAAGCATTTCTGAAATCATAACGCTTTCAGGAACAATCAATGTGGATTTTGCCGATGTGCAATATGTAATGAAAAACAGCGGAACAGCCATTATGGGCTCTTGCCAGGCCGAAGGGGAAAACCGTGCCCTTGAAGCCATTAAAGGCGCACTTGAATCGCCACTGCTCGATGAAAACAATATTAAAGGCGCAGAGAAAATCCTGCTCAATATCACATCTGGTACGCGACAGGTACTTGTAGATGAAATTCATGAAATCAATAATTATATACTGGAACATACAGAAAGCGATGCCGAAGTCATTTTTGGCACTGCTAAGGATGAAGAGCTGGGAGAAGGCATTAGTGTCACAGTAATTGCCACAGGTTTTAGTAAAGACAAAGGCATAGACTTTAGCGACAATGGAAAGGATCAAAAGAAGGTGTACACTTTGGGAGAACAAAGAGAAAACAAAGCTTCTGAGCCTTTTGAAAATCCCAAAAAGAATGAAACTGAATTTAATCCCGGAGCCGCTCAAGATGCATTGAGACAGAATAAAGACCGCAATAAGGATTCTGATATTAAAAGACACAGCCTTTTTGATCAGCAAGATCAGGTGAATGAACCTTCAAAAGAGGACGATGCTTTTTCAATGCAATTTGATTTTGATGAAAAACAGGAAGAAAAATCTGAGACAAGATCGGGCAAAAAAGATGAGAATTTAAAAAATGAAAATCCTGATGAAGAGAAAAAGCAAATTCAGGACGATTTTAATGATCGGCCATCAGAAAATAATGACGATGATTTTTTTGTAATTAAAAAGAAGGAGAACCCTGTTTCATCCGGGGAATCAGAAGAGCAACAAGCAAGTGATGATAAAATGAGAGACATTGAGCAAATGCGCGAAATGAAAAATCTGCGCAAGCATTACAATGATCCTAAAAAACTCAGGGAAATGGAAAGCACCCCTGCCTGGATGCGTAAAAATGTGCAATTGCACAATGCGCCAAGCTCACAGGATCCTCAAATATCCCGTTATAATTTGTTGGACAATGACGATGAAGGCCGTCCTGAGATCAGGCGAAACAACAGGTATTTGCACGATAAGGCAGACTAA
- the lipA gene encoding lipoyl synthase, whose translation MVEERKREKKPKWLRVKLPTGEPYKNVRQLVDKYKLHTICESGNCPNMGECWGAGTATFMILGNVCTRSCSFCAVKTGRPGEIDWEEPQRVAEAVKLMQVKHCVLTSVDRDELRNGGSKVWAATVRAIREISPGTTMETLIPDFKGNKSSIQDIIDVAPEVVSHNMETVERLYPLVRPQAKYQRSLDVIQALKQGGMRTKTGIMLGLGEEKDEVFKVMDDLVAYGCDVLTIGQYLQPTKMHLEVVEYIHPDIFAMYKEEGLKRGLQYVESGPLVRSSYHAERHL comes from the coding sequence ATAGTAGAAGAAAGAAAGAGAGAGAAAAAGCCCAAGTGGCTTAGGGTAAAGCTTCCTACGGGCGAACCTTATAAAAATGTACGCCAATTGGTGGACAAATATAAGTTGCACACCATTTGCGAAAGTGGAAACTGTCCCAATATGGGCGAGTGCTGGGGAGCCGGCACGGCCACCTTTATGATTTTGGGAAATGTGTGTACACGCTCCTGTTCCTTTTGCGCAGTTAAAACCGGAAGACCGGGGGAAATTGATTGGGAAGAGCCCCAAAGAGTTGCCGAAGCTGTTAAATTGATGCAGGTAAAACATTGTGTTTTGACCAGTGTAGATCGCGATGAATTGCGCAATGGGGGCTCAAAGGTTTGGGCTGCAACAGTTAGGGCCATTAGGGAAATTAGCCCGGGCACTACCATGGAAACTTTAATACCAGATTTTAAAGGGAACAAATCCAGCATTCAAGACATTATAGATGTGGCTCCTGAAGTAGTGTCCCACAATATGGAAACCGTTGAACGGCTCTATCCCTTGGTTCGCCCGCAAGCTAAATACCAGCGAAGCTTAGATGTGATCCAGGCTTTGAAGCAAGGAGGAATGCGAACCAAGACGGGCATAATGCTCGGTTTAGGAGAGGAAAAAGATGAGGTTTTTAAAGTAATGGATGATTTGGTGGCTTATGGCTGCGATGTTTTGACCATCGGCCAATACCTACAACCCACAAAAATGCATTTGGAAGTAGTAGAGTATATCCACCCCGATATTTTCGCCATGTATAAAGAAGAAGGGCTGAAGAGAGGTTTGCAATATGTAGAAAGCGGACCACTTGTTCGTTCATCTTACCATGCTGAAAGGCATCTTTGA